In one Mycobacteroides chelonae genomic region, the following are encoded:
- the hrpA gene encoding ATP-dependent RNA helicase HrpA, with translation MSDLSRAEIRARLDGVTLRDASRLGRRLKNLRNPADAENLLEQISTAEALVATRTAAVPTITYPDLPVSAHRDELARAISAHQVVVVAGATGSGKTTQLPKICLELGRGIRGTIGHTQPRRLAARTVAERIAEELGTPLGETVGYTVRFTDQASDRTLVKLMTDGILLAEIQRDRRLLRYDTLILDEAHERSLNIDFLLGYLRELLPQRPDLKIIVTSATIEPQRFAEHFGGAPIVEVSGRTYPVEIRYRPLEVPISSDSSDDPDDPDHEIVRTEIRDQTEAIADAVRELEAEPPGDVLVFLSGEREIRDCAETLRGSFRNTEILPLYARLPTAEQHKVFAPHTGRRVVLATNVAETSLTVPGIRYVIDPGTARISRYSRRTKVQRLPIEPISQASAAQRSGRSGRTAPGICIRLYSEQDFEARPRYTDPEILRTNLAAVILQMAALQLGDIENFPFLDPPDKRSIRDGVQLLQELGAFDTGGAITELGRRLARLPLDPRIGRMILQADAEGCVGEILVLAAALSIPDPRERPADREEAARQKHARFADDHSDFSAYLNLWRYIQDQRSQLSGSAFRRMCREEFLHYLRIREWQDLVGQLRSIARDLGIRESGEPADPGLVHAALIAGLLSHIGLREGDSRDYSGARNTKFVLAPGSVLTKKPPRWVVVADLVETSRLFGRIAARVEPQSVERIAGDLVQRTYSEPHWDAERGSVMAFERVTLYGLPLVPRRRVGYAQVDPELAREMFIRHALVEGDWQSKHHFLRDNARLLRELSELEDKARRRDLLVGDDEIFTLYAARIPEDAVSARHFDAWWRKQRHKTPALLTFTRDDLLRSEHATDDMPNTWRSGDVALPVSYRFEPGAADDGVSVHIPVEVLARLGGDEFAWHVPALREELVTALIRSLPKDLRRNFVPAPDTARAVLENIEPGSEPLVYALGRELHRLTGIRVPTDAFDLDKVPPHLRVTFVVESADGTEVARDKNLDALQQQLAGSTRQAVAAAVAGDWARRDLRGWPEDLPELPCTVEQVSGAHTVRGYPALVDTGNAVDIHVFATAAEQRASMAAGTRRLLRLSIPSPMKAVERGLDPRSRLVLSSNPDGSLAALLDDCADAAVDLLAPAPVWTRAEFTALRDRTAQSLAATTLDTVRRAEKVVTAWSEVHVALPTTVPGVQADAIADMRDQLARLLEAGFVAATGAAKLADLARYVTAIGKRLERLPQGVEADRERMQRVHAVEDVYDDLLRDLPAGRSDDPDIRDIAWFIEELRVSLWAQQLGTARAVSEQRIIKAINAAR, from the coding sequence GTGTCCGACCTGTCCCGCGCCGAGATCCGTGCGCGCCTCGACGGCGTGACCCTTCGCGACGCGTCCCGGCTCGGCCGCCGCCTCAAAAACCTGCGCAACCCGGCCGACGCCGAGAACCTCCTCGAACAGATCTCCACCGCCGAGGCACTGGTGGCCACCCGGACCGCTGCCGTCCCGACGATCACGTACCCGGACCTACCCGTCAGCGCGCATCGGGACGAACTCGCCCGCGCAATTTCCGCGCATCAGGTGGTCGTCGTCGCCGGCGCCACCGGCTCGGGGAAAACCACACAGCTTCCCAAGATCTGTCTGGAGCTGGGCCGTGGCATCCGTGGCACCATCGGCCACACCCAGCCACGCCGACTCGCGGCACGCACCGTCGCCGAACGTATCGCCGAGGAACTGGGCACGCCCCTTGGCGAAACCGTGGGCTACACCGTCAGATTCACCGACCAAGCCAGCGACCGCACCCTGGTCAAGCTGATGACTGACGGCATTCTGCTCGCGGAGATCCAGCGCGATCGACGGCTACTGCGCTACGACACCCTCATCCTCGACGAGGCGCACGAACGTAGCCTCAACATCGACTTCCTCCTGGGCTATCTGCGCGAGCTGCTGCCACAGCGGCCCGACCTGAAGATCATCGTCACCTCGGCCACCATTGAGCCGCAACGCTTTGCGGAGCACTTCGGGGGCGCACCCATCGTCGAGGTGTCCGGGCGGACGTACCCGGTCGAGATCCGCTACCGGCCGCTGGAAGTCCCTATTTCCAGTGATTCGTCAGATGATCCGGACGACCCCGACCATGAAATCGTCCGTACCGAGATCCGCGACCAGACCGAGGCAATCGCCGACGCCGTCCGCGAGCTGGAAGCCGAACCACCCGGAGACGTATTGGTATTTCTGTCGGGTGAGCGCGAGATCCGCGATTGCGCCGAGACGCTGCGTGGCAGCTTCCGCAACACCGAAATTCTTCCGCTGTACGCACGTCTACCAACAGCAGAGCAGCATAAGGTCTTTGCGCCTCACACCGGCCGGCGCGTGGTGCTAGCGACCAACGTCGCCGAAACCTCCCTGACCGTTCCGGGCATCCGCTACGTCATCGACCCCGGCACCGCACGCATCTCCCGCTACAGCCGGCGCACCAAGGTGCAGCGCCTGCCCATCGAACCCATCTCCCAGGCGTCGGCCGCCCAGCGCTCCGGCCGTTCCGGACGCACGGCACCCGGTATCTGCATCCGGCTGTACTCCGAACAAGACTTCGAGGCCCGGCCCCGCTACACCGATCCGGAGATCCTGCGCACCAACCTTGCCGCCGTCATCCTGCAGATGGCGGCGCTGCAGCTCGGCGATATCGAGAACTTCCCGTTTCTGGATCCACCCGACAAACGCAGCATCCGCGATGGTGTGCAGCTGCTGCAGGAATTGGGTGCGTTCGATACCGGCGGCGCCATCACCGAGCTGGGGCGACGGCTGGCACGGCTGCCCCTCGACCCACGCATCGGCCGGATGATCTTGCAGGCCGATGCCGAGGGCTGCGTCGGGGAAATCCTGGTACTCGCGGCCGCACTGTCGATTCCCGATCCACGGGAACGACCGGCCGACCGCGAAGAGGCGGCTCGCCAAAAGCACGCGCGCTTCGCCGACGACCATTCCGACTTCAGTGCCTATCTCAATCTCTGGCGATACATCCAAGATCAACGAAGCCAACTCTCGGGCAGCGCCTTCCGGCGCATGTGCCGCGAGGAGTTCCTGCATTACCTGCGCATCCGGGAATGGCAGGACTTGGTGGGGCAGCTACGCAGCATCGCGCGTGACCTCGGCATCCGCGAGTCGGGTGAGCCCGCCGATCCGGGATTGGTCCACGCGGCCCTGATCGCGGGCCTGCTGTCCCATATCGGTCTGCGCGAAGGCGACTCCCGCGACTATTCCGGTGCGCGCAACACCAAATTCGTACTCGCCCCCGGCTCGGTGCTGACCAAGAAGCCACCCCGATGGGTGGTCGTTGCCGATCTGGTGGAGACCAGTCGGCTGTTCGGCCGGATCGCGGCCCGCGTCGAACCACAATCGGTAGAGCGGATCGCCGGGGATCTGGTGCAGCGCACCTACAGCGAGCCGCACTGGGACGCCGAGCGCGGATCTGTGATGGCCTTCGAGCGGGTGACTCTCTACGGGCTGCCACTGGTGCCGCGCCGCCGGGTGGGCTACGCGCAGGTGGATCCGGAGCTGGCTCGCGAGATGTTCATCCGGCACGCGCTGGTAGAGGGCGACTGGCAGAGCAAGCACCACTTCCTGCGGGACAACGCGCGACTGCTGCGCGAGCTGTCCGAGCTCGAGGACAAGGCGCGCCGGCGCGATCTGCTGGTGGGCGATGACGAGATCTTCACCCTGTACGCGGCACGCATACCGGAGGATGCCGTGTCCGCCAGGCATTTTGATGCCTGGTGGCGCAAACAGCGGCACAAGACGCCCGCTCTACTGACGTTCACACGTGACGATCTGCTGCGTTCCGAGCACGCGACCGACGATATGCCCAACACCTGGAGATCCGGTGATGTGGCGTTGCCTGTCAGTTATCGATTCGAACCCGGTGCGGCTGATGACGGCGTATCCGTGCATATTCCGGTCGAGGTTCTTGCTCGCCTGGGCGGTGACGAATTCGCTTGGCATGTACCGGCTCTGCGTGAAGAGCTGGTCACCGCCCTCATCCGTTCGCTACCGAAGGATCTGCGCCGCAACTTTGTTCCCGCGCCTGACACCGCCCGTGCGGTGCTCGAGAACATTGAGCCCGGATCCGAACCGCTGGTGTACGCGTTGGGGCGGGAGCTGCACCGGCTCACCGGCATCCGTGTACCCACCGATGCGTTCGACCTGGACAAAGTGCCCCCGCACCTGCGCGTGACCTTCGTGGTCGAGTCCGCCGACGGCACCGAGGTGGCACGTGACAAGAACCTCGATGCGCTGCAGCAACAGCTCGCGGGCTCCACCCGCCAGGCCGTGGCGGCGGCGGTCGCGGGGGATTGGGCGCGCAGGGATCTACGCGGCTGGCCGGAGGACTTACCCGAATTGCCCTGCACCGTCGAACAAGTCAGCGGCGCCCACACCGTACGCGGATATCCGGCGCTGGTGGATACGGGCAACGCGGTGGACATTCACGTCTTCGCCACCGCTGCCGAGCAACGGGCCTCCATGGCGGCGGGCACCCGCCGCCTGCTGCGGCTGTCGATTCCATCACCGATGAAAGCCGTTGAACGCGGCCTGGACCCGCGATCCCGGCTCGTACTCTCGTCCAACCCAGATGGTTCCTTGGCCGCGTTGCTCGACGACTGTGCCGACGCAGCCGTCGATCTGCTGGCCCCCGCACCGGTATGGACCCGGGCAGAGTTCACGGCGCTCCGCGACCGTACGGCACAGAGTCTGGCAGCCACCACGCTCGATACCGTGCGCCGTGCCGAGAAGGTTGTGACGGCCTGGAGTGAGGTACACGTGGCGCTGCCCACCACAGTGCCTGGGGTGCAGGCCGATGCGATCGCCGACATGCGCGATCAGCTCGCCAGACTCCTGGAGGCGGGATTCGTCGCGGCCACCGGCGCCGCGAAGCTGGCCGACCTTGCGCGTTACGTCACCGCGATCGGTAAGCGACTGGAACGTCTGCCCCAGGGGGTGGAGGCGGACCGCGAACGCATGCAACGCGTGCATGCAGTCGAGGACGTCTACGACGATCTGCTGCGTGATCTACCCGCCGGGCGCTCCGATGATCCCGATATCAGGGATATCGCGTGGTTCATCGAGGAATTGCGGGTGAGCCTGTGGGCCCAGCAGCTCGGCACCGCGCGTGCGGTCAGTGAGCAACGAATCATCAAGGCCATCAACGCAGCTCGATAG
- a CDS encoding NAD-binding protein encodes MQGHTIVYGKDALAVRIAEELWSAGVVVSALPGVEGLIAAGVVDAAAIVCASSDDEKNLEIALLARQLNPTMRVIARLANDVLRAAVAADNGPGAVLSVADLTASSVVEACLRRTTHVIPAAGVDFIVSGATVPREGTLRGIYGDLAPVAVVHGEGSPTPGEVVACPGRDLAVREGDWAAMIGTGEELAAQGIVAVSGRTKMRRRRSPVSRMLDGVRAFRDDVNPIFFRALGVALGLLVGATVLLRYTYQRPGMSYVDALYFSTETIATVGYGDFSFVDQPTWLRLFSIFLMFAGIATTAVVMAFVVDLLLSRRIAQNSGRRKVRELSDHVIVVGVGSFGVRVATDLKAAGCDVVIIERSESNRYLATVTDLGIPVIFGDATLPQTWDAARLDEAAAVAVLTQDDVTNIETGIVVRNRLGARWSDVPLVVRVFDRTLGTAVAQRFGFENLRSTVELAAPWFIGAAMGLQVLGTFSVGQQSFTVGGVLVEEGSELAGMRMADLSTKTRVIAISRPGLPIRLHPRRDTRLSAGDTAYVVGPYRELLETLRGGRTVCRD; translated from the coding sequence GTGCAGGGACACACGATCGTGTACGGCAAGGACGCGCTGGCGGTGCGTATTGCCGAGGAGTTATGGAGCGCAGGGGTCGTCGTCTCAGCGTTGCCCGGCGTAGAAGGCCTGATCGCAGCGGGTGTCGTCGATGCCGCTGCCATTGTGTGCGCGAGCTCCGACGACGAGAAGAACCTCGAGATCGCCTTACTGGCAAGGCAACTCAACCCCACGATGAGGGTCATTGCCCGTCTTGCCAATGATGTGCTGCGCGCGGCCGTCGCGGCGGACAACGGGCCGGGTGCGGTGCTCAGCGTCGCGGATCTGACGGCGAGCTCGGTGGTGGAGGCATGTCTGCGGCGCACCACCCACGTCATTCCCGCGGCCGGTGTCGATTTCATTGTTTCGGGAGCGACCGTGCCGCGGGAGGGGACCCTACGAGGGATTTACGGAGACTTGGCCCCGGTGGCGGTCGTTCATGGAGAAGGCTCGCCCACCCCGGGAGAGGTAGTCGCGTGCCCGGGGCGGGATCTTGCGGTTCGGGAGGGTGATTGGGCGGCAATGATCGGTACGGGAGAGGAGCTGGCGGCCCAGGGAATTGTCGCTGTGTCGGGGCGGACGAAGATGCGGCGGCGGCGTTCCCCCGTATCGCGAATGCTGGACGGCGTTCGCGCCTTTCGCGACGATGTGAATCCGATCTTCTTCCGGGCGTTGGGCGTTGCCTTAGGGCTACTGGTCGGAGCGACCGTTCTGCTGCGGTACACCTACCAGCGGCCCGGAATGAGTTACGTTGATGCGCTGTACTTTTCTACTGAGACGATCGCCACCGTCGGATACGGGGACTTCAGCTTCGTCGATCAGCCGACGTGGCTGCGATTGTTCAGTATCTTCCTGATGTTCGCCGGAATCGCCACTACCGCGGTGGTGATGGCCTTTGTGGTGGATCTGCTGCTGTCACGGCGCATCGCGCAGAATTCGGGTCGCCGGAAGGTGCGCGAACTCTCGGATCACGTCATCGTCGTCGGTGTGGGCTCCTTTGGCGTCCGGGTAGCAACAGATCTGAAAGCGGCCGGTTGCGACGTCGTCATCATCGAGCGCTCGGAGAGCAACCGATACCTGGCGACGGTCACCGACCTGGGGATTCCGGTGATATTCGGCGACGCGACCCTGCCGCAGACGTGGGATGCGGCGCGACTCGACGAGGCAGCGGCGGTCGCGGTGCTCACCCAAGACGACGTCACCAATATCGAAACCGGAATTGTGGTGCGAAACCGGTTGGGGGCCAGATGGTCCGACGTGCCGCTGGTGGTTCGGGTCTTCGACCGCACGCTTGGAACGGCTGTGGCGCAGCGATTCGGATTCGAGAATCTGCGTTCCACTGTCGAACTCGCGGCGCCCTGGTTCATCGGCGCTGCGATGGGACTGCAGGTGCTGGGCACCTTCTCGGTGGGGCAGCAATCCTTCACCGTGGGCGGGGTGCTGGTCGAAGAAGGTAGTGAACTGGCCGGAATGCGGATGGCCGACTTGTCCACGAAGACGCGGGTCATCGCGATATCCCGGCCGGGCCTACCGATCCGGCTGCATCCCCGTCGGGATACCCGCCTTTCGGCTGGAGATACTGCCTACGTAGTCGGCCCGTACCGGGAGCTGCTTGAGACGCTTCGCGGGGGTCGGACGGTCTGTCGCGACTAG
- a CDS encoding carotenoid oxygenase family protein, which yields MADTLSPPEEHAMTLADSHVADALKMYRPAQETPGEIVLPLLGSVPQELRGTLYRNGPADWDHGGFRAAHPFDGDGLVVKFTIDNGEIRFRSRFVDTPKRRKETRGRGAHVRGIYTQGKHLWDNIGRQPADAANTHAVLHADRLLALSDGGRPWEIHTDDLSTIGPCTFGGQLPRFSRFSPHPRIDPVTGELFNFGLDISPSLTGATVACLRCFRVDPNGALKQVAKIPTDHIYIQHDFAITPTYLVFALAPITVDPIQAAWAGLGLKALGDSADYRPEQGMKIVLVPRDGGPHRVIECDPLVYVHVDNAYEDGDDVVLDILRHRDFGFLTSGLKQFRTQAPTLGWPTRLRITRTGRVHVTDYPTDPAEFPTHDDRRTGREHRYTYLSAQSQPDQNVIVKLDRITDTQRHHTFAPGLVAGEPIFVPKCPTADEDEGWILTVAYNSGSHRTELHILDAHAVEDSALAIAILPGHHFPGFHGSFTDRI from the coding sequence ATGGCCGATACTCTCTCTCCGCCCGAGGAGCACGCGATGACCCTTGCCGACAGCCACGTGGCCGACGCACTCAAGATGTATCGACCCGCGCAGGAAACACCCGGCGAAATCGTGTTACCCCTCCTCGGCTCCGTGCCACAAGAACTACGCGGCACCCTCTATCGCAATGGGCCGGCCGACTGGGATCATGGCGGTTTCCGCGCTGCACACCCGTTCGACGGTGATGGTCTGGTGGTGAAGTTCACCATCGACAACGGCGAGATCCGTTTCCGCTCACGCTTCGTCGATACCCCCAAGCGACGCAAGGAGACACGTGGCCGAGGTGCACACGTGCGAGGCATCTACACACAGGGAAAGCACCTGTGGGACAACATCGGCCGTCAGCCTGCCGATGCCGCGAACACTCACGCCGTCCTGCACGCCGATCGGCTACTGGCGCTCAGCGATGGCGGAAGGCCCTGGGAAATTCACACGGATGACTTGAGCACAATCGGTCCTTGCACATTCGGCGGTCAGCTGCCACGTTTCTCCCGGTTCTCACCACATCCACGTATCGACCCGGTGACCGGTGAGCTGTTCAATTTCGGGCTGGACATTTCACCATCCCTGACTGGAGCTACCGTCGCGTGCCTCCGCTGCTTCCGGGTCGATCCGAACGGCGCACTGAAACAGGTTGCCAAGATCCCCACGGACCACATCTACATTCAGCACGACTTTGCCATCACCCCAACCTATTTGGTGTTCGCGCTCGCACCGATCACCGTCGATCCCATTCAAGCAGCATGGGCAGGTCTGGGACTAAAAGCGCTCGGTGACAGCGCGGACTATCGACCCGAGCAGGGCATGAAGATCGTGCTGGTCCCTCGTGACGGGGGCCCGCACCGCGTCATCGAGTGCGATCCCCTCGTCTATGTCCACGTCGACAACGCCTACGAGGACGGCGACGATGTCGTGCTGGATATCCTGCGCCACCGAGACTTCGGCTTTCTCACCTCTGGGCTGAAGCAATTCCGCACCCAGGCGCCCACTCTGGGCTGGCCGACCCGGCTGCGGATCACGCGGACCGGAAGGGTGCACGTCACCGACTACCCGACGGATCCCGCAGAATTCCCCACACATGACGACAGACGAACTGGCCGTGAACATCGGTACACCTACCTGTCGGCCCAGAGCCAACCCGATCAGAACGTAATCGTGAAGCTGGATCGCATCACCGATACGCAACGGCACCACACGTTCGCGCCGGGCCTGGTGGCCGGCGAGCCCATTTTCGTCCCGAAGTGTCCGACCGCCGACGAGGACGAGGGTTGGATACTCACCGTGGCCTACAACAGCGGGTCCCACCGCACAGAGCTCCATATCCTCGACGCTCACGCCGTCGAAGACTCTGCGCTCGCCATCGCGATCCTGCCGGGCCACCACTTTCCCGGATTCCACGGCAGCTTCACCGACAGAATCTAG
- a CDS encoding MinD/ParA family ATP-binding protein codes for MEEEIAVSAPNDSPADGSEDEILDRTGPIIPIKLGAHAKRQRAEAVSLQQRQPEVEPRPLQLPPRGPLSIVDAVPPHDPHVDLPPAIGDALGAQLRSEILPSPRRPASIGWRKWVYRGSFGVINPGESREEAELRELTAVVRTPWRGIHSLAVLGGNGGVGKTMITAALGSVLSELRRKDMVLATDADPGQSANLASWIDPSASSTFADVLAQDEPERNFDLRFFVGQNPVTGLDVLAANAHSVRPRGELNSDIYSQAHNRLQRLYSLLLTDTGVDFWHPVMPGVLRCANGVVLVAAATPVGAEGAVRAIEWLISEGYEYLIPRMVVVINHVRGYDSREDRRNSERLVAAMVARFHRWISPNHIVAVPYDPHIATAGPLDIHQLQPETWHGLVTAAASVSAGLASAWSV; via the coding sequence GTGGAGGAGGAGATTGCCGTGAGTGCGCCCAACGATTCCCCGGCGGACGGCTCCGAGGACGAGATCCTCGACCGGACCGGACCCATCATCCCCATCAAGCTGGGCGCGCACGCCAAACGGCAGCGCGCCGAAGCCGTCTCGCTGCAACAGCGCCAGCCCGAAGTGGAACCCCGCCCACTGCAACTGCCCCCTCGTGGCCCGCTGTCCATCGTCGATGCCGTGCCGCCCCACGATCCGCATGTCGATCTCCCTCCTGCCATCGGCGATGCCTTGGGAGCGCAGCTTCGTTCAGAAATTCTGCCCTCACCGCGTCGGCCCGCGTCCATTGGTTGGCGTAAGTGGGTGTACCGCGGGAGTTTTGGCGTCATCAACCCGGGCGAATCCCGTGAAGAGGCCGAGCTTCGTGAGCTGACCGCAGTGGTGCGCACCCCTTGGCGGGGTATCCACTCCCTGGCGGTCCTGGGCGGAAACGGCGGCGTCGGCAAGACGATGATCACCGCGGCCCTCGGTTCGGTGCTTTCAGAGCTGCGCCGCAAGGACATGGTGCTCGCCACCGACGCCGATCCGGGCCAGTCGGCCAACCTGGCATCGTGGATTGATCCGTCGGCCTCGTCCACCTTCGCCGATGTGCTGGCCCAAGACGAACCCGAACGCAACTTCGATCTGCGCTTCTTCGTCGGCCAAAATCCGGTGACCGGCCTGGATGTGCTTGCCGCCAACGCGCATTCGGTGCGTCCGCGCGGAGAACTCAATTCCGATATCTACAGCCAGGCCCACAATCGGCTGCAGCGGCTCTACAGCCTGCTGCTCACCGACACTGGCGTGGACTTCTGGCATCCGGTGATGCCTGGCGTGCTGCGGTGCGCCAACGGCGTGGTGCTGGTTGCGGCCGCCACGCCGGTCGGCGCCGAGGGCGCTGTCCGCGCGATCGAGTGGCTTATTTCCGAGGGGTACGAGTATCTGATCCCCCGCATGGTGGTGGTGATCAACCATGTCCGCGGCTACGACAGTCGCGAGGATCGCAGGAACTCCGAGCGTCTGGTCGCGGCGATGGTCGCCCGGTTCCATCGCTGGATCTCGCCGAACCACATCGTCGCCGTGCCCTATGACCCGCATATCGCCACGGCGGGCCCGCTGGACATCCATCAGCTGCAGCCCGAGACCTGGCATGGCCTGGTCACCGCGGCAGCCTCGGTCTCGGCGGGCCTGGCGAGCGCCTGGAGCGTCTAG